A single window of Granulicella mallensis MP5ACTX8 DNA harbors:
- the bcsA gene encoding UDP-forming cellulose synthase catalytic subunit, giving the protein MKRLGFLWGTLGSNDSIWGRASRAILYLIFGLLTYQYVTLRFDWKQQAIVGTLTLTVGFVLYTFSRAYVATLMLIIASMLTTCRYAVWRVTQVYLAVTNPSVDLHPTELFFMFLLLAAEMYAFAILLLGFLQMIYPLRRPPVPLPSDIETWPDVDLLIPTYNEPLSVVRSTVLASVNIDYPSDKLHVYLLDDGRRQEFHEFCKLIGIGYITRNDNLHAKAGNINSALKKMTSPLVAIFDCDHLPTRSFLQLTVGWFVKERKLGMLQTPHHFYSPDPFERNLKTYGTVPNEGELFYGLLQDGNDLWNATFFCGSCAVLRRTALEEIGGIAVETVTEDAHTSLRMQTRGWNTAYINIPQAAGLATESLSAHVGQRIRWARGMVQIFRIDNPLFVRGLKLAQRLCYFNAMVHFLYALPRLIFLTAPLVYMLFGLRNIPGLWITIAAYAFPHLILSTMTNSRLQGKYRHSFWNEIYETVLAPYILGPTILALINPKLGTFNVTAKGGIVKERYFDKTIARPYRLLLLFNYIGLAMAPWRFFVHNRDHKGAVLMNVLWILFNCVILGTANAVAVEAQQKRSSIRLNRKMMFSIRSATGVITPGMSVDLSLGGGALTLGVAAPFKLGSLIDVIYPSGEDVTLPARVVYCNGTNLRFEYLPLSLEQEEFLTLVLYSNANAWITEKHPDDRPLKSLATIIRLSLRGIRYSITSFIPRRKSKPLDEATGVAATLVLCLIMFFPALLRAQEHHTVETDTLHFHSNISLADAGLKEGMMLRGADSSAGAVLVLSESQVAQSGMLHLQYRFSPDMLSEQSLLIVSFNNTTLANLAMPAPSTGGNIAILNADIPVPSELLATRNTLDVRLRGHYSAQCENPGDARLWAQIQPTSTFELTGSLLPFANDLTSLPAPFYEKEQSISSTSIRVTFGASPSVLLLQAAGTVSSWFGVQANSHKLTFPVSIGRLAPGNTIIVAPNNSPLLASLGERVYGPHLALRVNPVDGITKLLVVSGDDDSQVLAAAQALAAGGAFSGESAAVEPHPLPSGRSIDDAPRWVQTTSKSSLWSYAETNVLRSDGSQPIPSYVRLPPDLFFGDEEAIKLRLQYITEHLPPSQQAYLRVILNGSPISYLPVSSKGGNTAARNIDIPVPVTNLRPFANTLLFEFLFPSRTKDFCHPIPPSDATGTILPTSNLDLHQLPHWSKLPNLELFANAGFPFTRYADLSQTTVILPERPSEREITTMLDLLSYFGAQTGYPALRFQVGTTSNLNEDRDLLIIGSSGDIATNPEIEATLPIVLQDAGLTRHLDTMFSMVQQLWGKLSHLNMESFSDISGAKEQSRLDLSLSSPFDSLIEMMESPSRSRRTVVVVILGRSMQNLFPAFLDIASSGDIHGNVAMQHGTHFDSFVVGQSSYHIGHISAFLRVRAWMHQYPWIGVLLPFIMGLLWAPWLHARLKHRAEVRIRGDLA; this is encoded by the coding sequence ATGAAGAGACTCGGCTTTCTGTGGGGCACTCTTGGAAGTAATGATAGTATTTGGGGCCGCGCCAGCCGAGCGATCTTATACCTTATCTTCGGATTACTCACCTACCAGTATGTAACCTTACGTTTTGACTGGAAGCAACAGGCGATCGTCGGAACATTGACGCTAACCGTCGGGTTTGTGCTCTATACGTTCTCGCGCGCCTATGTTGCGACGCTGATGTTGATTATTGCTTCAATGCTCACGACCTGCCGATATGCCGTTTGGCGCGTCACGCAGGTCTATCTGGCCGTAACGAATCCTAGCGTCGATTTACATCCAACAGAGCTGTTCTTCATGTTTCTCCTGCTGGCCGCCGAGATGTACGCATTTGCAATCTTGTTGCTGGGATTTCTCCAGATGATTTATCCGTTACGGCGTCCGCCCGTTCCCTTGCCGTCCGATATTGAGACGTGGCCGGACGTCGACCTGCTGATTCCAACCTACAACGAACCACTTTCTGTTGTGCGGTCGACTGTCCTGGCCTCCGTTAACATCGATTACCCAAGCGATAAACTGCATGTTTACCTGCTCGATGATGGCAGGCGGCAAGAGTTTCATGAATTCTGCAAGCTGATCGGCATTGGCTACATCACTCGCAATGACAACTTGCACGCTAAAGCTGGAAATATCAACAGCGCCCTCAAGAAGATGACATCTCCCCTCGTGGCGATCTTCGATTGCGATCATTTGCCGACACGCAGCTTTTTACAGTTGACGGTGGGTTGGTTTGTAAAAGAGCGAAAGCTCGGGATGCTGCAGACCCCACATCATTTTTATTCCCCAGATCCATTTGAAAGGAACCTGAAGACCTACGGCACTGTTCCTAATGAGGGAGAACTTTTCTACGGCCTGCTGCAGGATGGCAATGATCTATGGAATGCGACATTTTTCTGTGGGTCCTGCGCTGTACTACGCCGAACAGCACTTGAAGAGATTGGTGGCATCGCTGTAGAGACGGTTACAGAAGATGCCCACACTTCACTACGAATGCAAACCCGCGGATGGAATACCGCCTATATAAACATCCCTCAAGCTGCCGGTCTCGCGACAGAGAGCCTCTCAGCGCACGTAGGGCAGCGCATCCGTTGGGCACGGGGAATGGTCCAGATATTCAGAATCGACAATCCCCTCTTCGTGAGAGGGCTCAAACTCGCGCAACGCCTGTGCTACTTCAATGCAATGGTGCATTTTTTGTATGCACTACCGCGACTAATTTTTCTGACTGCCCCTCTGGTCTATATGCTGTTTGGGCTGCGCAATATCCCCGGCTTGTGGATCACAATCGCCGCTTATGCATTTCCCCATCTCATCCTTTCCACAATGACCAACTCTCGCCTGCAGGGGAAATATCGACACTCCTTCTGGAATGAGATCTATGAGACGGTGTTGGCGCCCTACATTTTGGGACCGACTATCCTCGCCCTGATTAATCCCAAGCTGGGCACCTTCAATGTCACGGCCAAGGGAGGAATCGTCAAGGAGCGCTATTTTGACAAAACAATAGCGCGACCCTATCGACTCCTTCTTCTCTTTAACTACATCGGTCTGGCTATGGCACCATGGAGATTTTTCGTCCACAACAGGGACCATAAGGGCGCAGTGCTCATGAATGTCCTCTGGATACTCTTTAATTGTGTCATCCTGGGTACGGCCAATGCGGTGGCGGTCGAAGCTCAGCAGAAACGAAGCAGTATTCGGCTCAATCGAAAGATGATGTTCTCTATTCGCTCTGCAACTGGGGTCATCACTCCAGGTATGTCTGTCGATCTTTCGTTAGGCGGAGGGGCCCTTACACTCGGCGTGGCTGCCCCTTTCAAACTGGGATCTTTGATCGATGTTATCTATCCATCGGGGGAAGATGTAACCCTTCCGGCGCGAGTTGTCTATTGCAACGGAACAAATCTTCGCTTCGAATACCTGCCGCTCTCGCTCGAACAGGAAGAGTTTCTAACCCTGGTTTTATACTCCAACGCGAATGCGTGGATCACGGAAAAGCATCCTGACGATCGCCCGCTTAAAAGCCTCGCTACAATCATCCGCCTATCCCTGCGTGGGATTAGGTATTCGATTACAAGCTTTATACCCCGCCGAAAGTCAAAGCCACTCGATGAGGCAACGGGAGTTGCCGCAACCCTCGTGCTGTGTTTAATCATGTTCTTCCCTGCCTTGTTACGGGCACAGGAACATCATACGGTCGAAACTGACACTCTTCACTTTCATAGCAATATCTCACTAGCAGATGCAGGATTGAAAGAGGGGATGATGCTTCGTGGCGCTGATAGTTCAGCGGGCGCGGTTCTTGTCCTAAGCGAATCGCAAGTTGCACAGAGTGGCATGCTGCATCTGCAATATCGTTTTTCGCCGGATATGCTCTCAGAACAAAGCCTTCTGATCGTATCTTTCAACAACACAACTCTTGCGAATCTTGCAATGCCGGCTCCATCCACCGGAGGGAATATTGCGATTCTCAATGCAGATATTCCAGTCCCTAGCGAGTTACTCGCCACAAGGAATACTCTTGACGTTCGTCTTCGTGGACACTATAGCGCGCAATGTGAAAACCCGGGTGATGCACGACTATGGGCACAGATACAACCAACTTCGACGTTTGAGTTGACAGGCTCCCTTTTACCCTTTGCGAATGATTTGACATCGCTTCCGGCGCCTTTCTACGAGAAAGAGCAAAGCATATCTTCCACGAGCATAAGGGTTACCTTCGGAGCATCTCCTTCGGTCCTGCTCCTGCAAGCAGCGGGCACAGTATCGTCGTGGTTCGGTGTTCAGGCTAACTCTCACAAGCTGACATTTCCTGTCTCGATCGGGCGACTGGCCCCGGGGAACACGATCATTGTTGCTCCTAATAATTCTCCATTGCTTGCATCGCTTGGAGAACGCGTGTACGGACCGCATCTGGCACTTCGCGTAAACCCGGTAGACGGCATTACAAAATTGCTTGTCGTGAGCGGTGACGATGATAGCCAGGTGCTGGCCGCAGCTCAAGCATTGGCAGCGGGGGGAGCGTTTTCTGGCGAAAGTGCGGCGGTAGAACCCCATCCACTTCCTTCGGGGCGAAGCATCGATGATGCGCCTCGGTGGGTGCAGACGACAAGCAAATCCTCGCTATGGAGCTATGCCGAAACGAATGTGCTGCGCAGCGATGGATCACAACCAATTCCTTCGTATGTTCGATTGCCTCCTGACCTGTTCTTTGGAGATGAGGAGGCAATCAAGCTGAGGCTTCAATACATCACCGAACACCTTCCCCCATCTCAACAGGCTTACCTCCGAGTAATCCTCAACGGATCCCCGATAAGCTATCTGCCGGTCAGTTCCAAGGGCGGGAATACCGCGGCACGGAATATTGATATTCCTGTTCCGGTTACTAATCTACGTCCTTTTGCCAATACGCTTCTCTTCGAGTTCCTCTTCCCCTCCAGGACAAAAGACTTCTGCCATCCCATTCCACCGTCGGATGCAACGGGAACAATTCTTCCTACCTCCAATTTGGATTTACACCAACTTCCGCATTGGTCTAAATTGCCGAACCTTGAGCTTTTTGCAAATGCTGGGTTTCCATTTACACGATATGCAGACCTCTCTCAAACGACGGTTATTTTGCCTGAAAGACCTTCCGAGCGCGAAATCACAACGATGCTCGATTTGCTCTCATATTTCGGAGCACAGACAGGTTATCCTGCACTGCGCTTTCAGGTAGGGACCACCAGTAACTTGAATGAGGATCGTGACCTGCTGATTATTGGCAGCAGTGGCGATATTGCCACCAATCCCGAGATTGAAGCGACGCTACCAATTGTCCTGCAGGACGCGGGACTTACCCGACATCTAGACACGATGTTTTCCATGGTGCAGCAGCTTTGGGGCAAGCTCTCACATCTCAATATGGAATCCTTCAGCGATATATCGGGAGCGAAGGAGCAGTCGAGACTCGACCTTAGCCTTAGTTCCCCATTCGATTCACTCATCGAAATGATGGAGTCTCCATCACGAAGCCGTCGAACTGTTGTAGTCGTAATACTGGGAAGAAGCATGCAAAACCTGTTCCCCGCGTTTTTAGATATCGCCTCTTCTGGCGATATTCACGGTAACGTTGCGATGCAGCATGGCACGCATTTTGATTCCTTTGTAGTCGGTCAATCCAGCTACCATATAGGCCACATTTCGGCTTTTCTAAGAGTTCGCGCATGGATGCATCAATACCCTTGGATAGGTGTTTTGCTTCCGTTCATTATGGGATTGCTCTGGGCTCCCTGGCTGCACGCTCGCCTGAAGCACAGGGCTGAAGTGCGGATACGTGGGGATCTTGCATGA
- a CDS encoding ParA family protein, whose product MSERNKASPESHDSLEQVEPSSDVTALFSSLQLDQAHYKPFTRRRGQVSTYTEEPEKAVPEREGRIQVGFFSSMGGSGKSTLAASLASMLCRREKRVLLIDTSPWQTLSFHYGATELRPGMRSFFAPEGGESAVHIAVCTQDDAVAPDLTSLISTMSLDCILFDMGGLSGTTLLAHLQRCDIVLVPLLPDASAVRLALAVKFLLDGLNTVPARVMFVLNQMDDSPSSREIHRLLAQSLGGHLFPSVIYRQPEVQQAMVHGIVLPSYAPEAQAVTVCDEIVRWIQLPEPARIKIGQRWSER is encoded by the coding sequence ATGTCGGAGAGAAACAAAGCAAGCCCAGAATCTCACGATTCGCTGGAACAAGTAGAGCCGAGTAGTGATGTGACAGCACTCTTTTCCAGCCTTCAACTAGATCAAGCTCACTACAAACCATTTACGCGGCGCCGAGGACAAGTCTCCACATACACGGAAGAACCTGAAAAGGCTGTACCCGAACGCGAAGGGCGCATTCAGGTTGGTTTTTTTTCGTCAATGGGGGGATCAGGCAAAAGTACCCTCGCGGCTAGTTTAGCCAGTATGCTTTGTCGTCGTGAAAAGCGGGTGTTGCTCATCGACACATCTCCCTGGCAAACCCTTTCCTTTCACTATGGGGCAACCGAACTACGCCCGGGTATGCGCTCTTTCTTCGCTCCGGAAGGCGGAGAGTCAGCCGTTCATATTGCAGTCTGCACCCAGGATGATGCTGTAGCTCCCGATCTCACCAGCCTTATCTCGACTATGTCTTTGGATTGCATCCTCTTTGATATGGGTGGCTTATCAGGCACGACGCTGTTAGCTCATCTTCAAAGATGTGACATCGTTCTGGTCCCGCTTTTGCCAGACGCGTCTGCAGTGCGCCTGGCGTTAGCAGTGAAATTTCTTCTAGACGGACTCAATACCGTTCCTGCGCGAGTCATGTTCGTCCTGAACCAAATGGATGATTCTCCCTCGTCAAGAGAGATCCATAGACTCCTCGCCCAATCGTTAGGAGGGCATCTGTTTCCTTCGGTCATATACAGGCAACCAGAGGTTCAACAGGCTATGGTCCATGGCATTGTCTTGCCGTCCTATGCCCCAGAGGCCCAGGCAGTAACCGTTTGCGATGAGATCGTACGCTGGATCCAACTTCCGGAACCAGCACGAATAAAGATAGGGCAACGCTGGAGTGAGCGATGA
- the bcsZ gene encoding cellulose synthase complex periplasmic endoglucanase BcsZ, which translates to MTIQIIAALLSLGLSSIPQSSWPLWTSYANHFIQEDGRVVDPDRDDLTTSEGQSYAMFFALVANDRARFDHLFLWTVNNLAGGTIETTLPAWSWGKKTDGSWGIKDTNSASDSDLWIAYDLIQAGRLWKSPVYANTGMGLLKLIAEKEVSHVHSFPILLPAQTGFEHDGMTVMNPSYMPLFLLQSAATVQPEGPWGAMAASLPSLVRGGTAAGFAPDWIKIEPDGTMSSTPPLDLSTEQATGSYDAIRVYLWAGLTSSNTHGRDDLLKALSGMTSYMRTHPLPPEFVIEDKPEVRGDGPISFSAALIPFLQESRAPEAVAQQKKRLKDALSTGTGLYGQPPRYYDQNLAMFALGYTEHRFHIQSNGELEVPWQR; encoded by the coding sequence ATGACAATCCAGATCATCGCGGCTCTGCTTTCGCTCGGATTGAGTTCGATCCCGCAATCTTCATGGCCTTTATGGACCAGCTACGCCAACCACTTCATACAAGAGGATGGCCGCGTTGTAGATCCAGATCGTGACGACCTGACAACCTCCGAAGGGCAAAGCTATGCCATGTTCTTCGCGCTCGTCGCTAATGATCGGGCACGTTTCGACCATTTATTTCTCTGGACCGTGAATAACCTGGCAGGCGGCACGATCGAAACAACTCTTCCGGCCTGGAGTTGGGGTAAAAAAACAGACGGGAGTTGGGGAATAAAAGATACTAACTCTGCAAGCGATTCGGACCTATGGATAGCCTACGATCTCATTCAGGCAGGGAGGCTGTGGAAGTCTCCGGTCTATGCAAATACCGGGATGGGGCTACTCAAGTTAATCGCAGAAAAAGAAGTGTCCCATGTGCACTCTTTCCCTATTCTTCTGCCGGCGCAAACGGGATTTGAGCATGATGGAATGACCGTGATGAATCCCAGTTACATGCCACTGTTTCTCTTGCAATCGGCTGCCACGGTACAGCCTGAAGGCCCATGGGGAGCAATGGCGGCATCTCTGCCCTCTCTTGTTCGCGGAGGAACTGCTGCAGGTTTTGCTCCAGATTGGATAAAGATAGAGCCTGATGGAACAATGAGCTCTACACCTCCCCTTGATCTCAGTACAGAACAGGCGACAGGAAGTTATGATGCCATCCGTGTCTACCTCTGGGCCGGTCTTACGTCTTCGAACACTCACGGCCGTGATGATCTCCTGAAGGCGCTTTCAGGAATGACCTCCTACATGAGGACACACCCTTTGCCTCCGGAGTTCGTCATCGAAGATAAGCCAGAGGTCCGGGGGGATGGCCCAATTTCCTTCTCTGCGGCGCTTATCCCTTTTCTACAGGAATCTCGGGCGCCTGAAGCTGTCGCACAGCAGAAGAAACGCCTGAAGGATGCATTGTCAACAGGCACAGGTTTATATGGGCAACCTCCCCGGTATTACGACCAGAATTTAGCAATGTTCGCACTTGGCTATACGGAGCATCGCTTCCATATCCAGAGCAATGGCGAGTTGGAGGTTCCATGGCAAAGATGA
- a CDS encoding cellulose biosynthesis protein BcsC, whose product MLLNRATSQAQSGHLDLAISTWKQVLAADPNNIEALRDLAGAEMRQGHQEAADIYIQRLRKSGANETTIRDLLAIHTQSSDLELLHQAAILTKSGKYGEAMEIYRQLYGKNPPAGEVALVYYDTEAALPADRVHAIEGLRKLAQQFPSDERYSVTLGRVLTYDANTRTEGISLLRRYPNNQDAGDALKQALGWAERSEGSSLAAASEPSTPQQRPPMSGVELAAGYRALNSGNLLLADQHFRASLAHEVTHGQANAGLGYVSMRQQDFSEAVHQFEQARSGGDQDASLMQALSTSRFFSFMKTGQSALDSDDTTAAIANYRSALALKPDNPDALSALGGAFLRTGHPKDAVPYLERAVRVDSSSSLSWRGLFLAQSQSAEFSAAISTAERIPVNLRTKLENDPEFLQSLAADYAAIGQQSQSDHVLTRALALAQADSDNESSTAAQLRYASLLLAAKRYNTASRVYRRILTTDSDNGDAWSGLVSSDHLAGRDAEALREFRQMPASVSSTEQDNPGFLSMLAGIYQSQDQISAAREALNRALKIAPSLSIRLQLASMELSSGDKQYAVEEYARIVDEHPGSKEAWIGWIEALHATTRDREALGQIREMPEDLSATLQNDAEYQQTLASIYSGAGNKARAFDAMEQANDIYASQGISPPISFQIQEGWLFLQSGQDARLSHVIQNLSNNDALTESQQAQLTQLYATWAVQRAAQLNLVGKHVEALAVLAAALRAFPSDISINNSLAAAYAADGDPKRAVMLYNRQDISKADASICEAAVRAALAAGDQKQALSWLQTSLDRFGKNGKILELAAEFEVKRGDSRKAAAYYRAALEAAGPPSIAELTASTVTSGSNRGASSASQDLFRMLSSSNDKLNQNQFDEIADTSRSNREALWPVRSTSNSDDNLIAHSEVEERGGYASLPPSETSAARRKSSHKPAVNQDLATDTYHDDLIPPPATVSHTATSYSARTNNNEDSHVANAPDYSPRAANPHINRVTHREAATGLAPDLPVSEAEAHYPAIPHGTLSDQPLQETLRDNTPPRHRTFNTGESIPTADSTLLDAMLTPVPSQTEALPPLTGSSNIVPQPLTPRQQIQDHLDAIESSSSPYLGGDSSVNYHNGQSGFDRLTIFSADVEGAAMINPGARFTLVVHPTLLQGGTTDAGATYQLGTLPLGAVSNAQTASGVGGELQLRTRSVGAALGYTPHGFPVENVTGRFLLQPNAGPVTLSFERQPIQDSQLSYAGLYDPGSATSSYSGNIWGGVITNAASVQVNHGDGISGWYMEIGGQYITGHHVENNRRIDGYGGAYWSVWENPNYGKLTVGMNFFGMHYANNQRLFTYGNGGYFSPEAYLLSNIPVTFDGHHGTRFHYQIAGAAGIQAFQEGASPYFPIDNSLQVAAKNPFTTEHTSVGVNYNLTGEGAYLITKNWHLGAFFSLDNANEYNNDRIGFFLRYAFHPQSLESPSGPTGLIKSQGLRPLLIP is encoded by the coding sequence ATGCTGCTAAATCGTGCAACCTCACAGGCTCAAAGTGGTCATTTGGATCTCGCTATCTCTACATGGAAGCAGGTCCTTGCCGCCGATCCCAACAATATTGAAGCGCTGCGAGATCTCGCTGGGGCCGAGATGCGCCAGGGCCATCAGGAGGCCGCCGATATCTATATTCAACGACTGCGAAAATCAGGCGCGAACGAAACAACGATTAGAGATCTGCTGGCAATTCATACACAGTCTTCAGACCTTGAACTTTTGCACCAGGCCGCCATCCTTACAAAGTCCGGCAAATACGGCGAGGCGATGGAAATATATCGCCAACTCTACGGTAAGAATCCTCCAGCAGGAGAAGTAGCACTGGTGTACTACGATACAGAGGCTGCACTACCGGCCGATCGTGTTCATGCCATCGAAGGTTTGCGCAAACTGGCACAGCAATTTCCATCCGATGAGCGGTACTCCGTCACTCTTGGCCGAGTCCTCACCTATGACGCGAACACTCGAACAGAGGGAATATCACTTCTGCGCCGTTACCCCAATAATCAAGATGCAGGGGATGCGCTCAAACAAGCCTTGGGGTGGGCCGAACGTTCTGAGGGTTCCAGCCTGGCGGCTGCATCAGAACCCTCTACTCCCCAGCAGCGTCCTCCGATGTCTGGAGTAGAACTAGCTGCAGGGTATCGCGCGCTGAACAGCGGAAACCTCTTGCTGGCCGACCAACATTTTCGCGCGTCCCTTGCACATGAAGTAACTCATGGACAGGCCAATGCCGGGCTCGGTTACGTGAGTATGCGCCAACAGGATTTCAGCGAAGCAGTGCATCAATTTGAACAGGCCAGATCTGGGGGAGATCAGGATGCAAGCCTCATGCAGGCCTTGTCGACTTCGAGATTCTTCAGCTTCATGAAGACAGGACAAAGCGCCCTTGATTCGGACGACACAACAGCCGCAATTGCAAACTATCGTAGCGCTCTGGCGTTGAAACCGGATAACCCGGATGCCTTGTCGGCCCTCGGAGGAGCTTTTCTTCGAACCGGCCACCCCAAGGACGCGGTGCCTTATCTGGAACGCGCCGTTCGGGTCGACAGCTCATCGTCGTTGTCCTGGCGCGGCCTTTTTCTCGCCCAATCGCAATCTGCCGAATTTTCGGCGGCCATCAGCACTGCGGAGCGCATTCCCGTAAATCTCCGCACAAAGCTCGAGAATGATCCTGAATTTCTCCAATCGCTTGCAGCCGACTATGCTGCGATAGGCCAGCAGTCCCAGTCCGATCACGTCCTGACTCGCGCATTGGCCCTGGCGCAAGCTGACAGCGATAATGAATCCTCAACCGCGGCCCAACTACGGTACGCTTCCCTTTTATTGGCAGCGAAGCGCTATAACACGGCCTCGCGGGTGTATCGAAGAATACTTACGACAGACTCCGATAACGGCGATGCCTGGAGCGGACTTGTAAGCTCGGATCATCTGGCGGGACGGGATGCGGAGGCACTCCGAGAGTTTCGGCAGATGCCGGCTTCCGTATCTTCCACTGAACAGGATAACCCTGGCTTTTTGTCGATGCTGGCAGGCATCTATCAGTCGCAGGATCAGATAAGCGCGGCGAGGGAGGCTCTCAACCGGGCCCTCAAAATCGCCCCGTCTCTTTCAATAAGGTTGCAACTGGCTTCGATGGAGCTATCGAGCGGTGACAAGCAGTATGCCGTGGAAGAATACGCTCGAATCGTAGATGAGCATCCGGGGTCGAAGGAGGCCTGGATCGGTTGGATCGAGGCACTTCACGCCACGACTCGCGACCGTGAGGCCCTTGGGCAAATCCGAGAGATGCCAGAGGATCTAAGCGCTACCTTGCAGAATGATGCCGAGTATCAGCAGACCCTGGCATCGATATACAGCGGTGCAGGCAACAAGGCACGAGCGTTTGACGCTATGGAGCAGGCCAATGATATCTATGCCAGCCAGGGAATAAGTCCTCCGATCAGCTTTCAGATACAGGAAGGGTGGTTATTTCTGCAATCGGGCCAGGACGCGCGCCTCTCCCACGTGATCCAGAATCTGAGCAATAACGACGCTCTCACGGAAAGCCAGCAAGCGCAGCTTACCCAGCTATACGCAACATGGGCGGTTCAACGCGCAGCCCAACTAAATTTAGTTGGCAAGCATGTAGAGGCCCTCGCCGTACTAGCCGCGGCGCTCAGGGCCTTCCCTTCCGATATCTCGATCAACAATTCCCTCGCGGCCGCCTACGCCGCGGACGGAGATCCGAAACGCGCCGTCATGCTCTATAACCGGCAGGACATCTCCAAAGCAGATGCCTCTATCTGCGAAGCGGCGGTTCGAGCGGCACTCGCCGCAGGCGACCAAAAGCAGGCACTATCCTGGCTACAGACTTCGCTTGATCGCTTTGGGAAAAATGGGAAGATCCTGGAACTTGCAGCCGAATTCGAGGTGAAGCGAGGTGATTCTCGGAAAGCGGCAGCATATTATCGCGCAGCCTTGGAGGCAGCGGGACCGCCAAGCATAGCCGAGCTCACAGCATCGACCGTCACTTCAGGTTCCAACAGGGGCGCATCCTCTGCCAGCCAGGATTTATTCCGTATGTTGAGTTCGTCTAACGACAAGCTTAATCAGAATCAATTCGACGAGATAGCGGACACCAGCCGTAGCAACAGAGAAGCTCTTTGGCCAGTACGCTCGACATCGAATTCGGACGACAATCTAATCGCGCACTCCGAAGTCGAGGAACGAGGCGGCTACGCATCTTTGCCTCCAAGCGAAACCTCTGCGGCACGGCGAAAGAGCTCCCACAAGCCTGCGGTCAATCAGGATCTGGCGACTGACACATACCATGATGACCTCATCCCACCTCCTGCAACGGTGTCTCACACGGCAACCTCATACTCCGCAAGGACGAACAACAATGAAGATTCACATGTCGCAAACGCCCCAGACTACAGCCCACGTGCAGCAAATCCGCATATCAACCGAGTCACACATCGTGAAGCAGCAACTGGATTAGCGCCGGACCTGCCCGTGTCTGAAGCTGAAGCCCACTACCCCGCAATCCCGCATGGCACCCTGTCTGACCAGCCCCTCCAGGAGACGCTTCGAGACAATACGCCTCCAAGGCACAGGACTTTCAACACAGGAGAGAGCATCCCAACGGCAGACTCAACGCTGTTAGACGCAATGCTCACCCCCGTCCCATCGCAAACTGAAGCTCTGCCGCCGTTGACAGGCTCTTCAAATATCGTGCCGCAGCCTTTGACACCGCGGCAACAGATACAGGATCATCTGGACGCAATCGAAAGCAGCTCCAGTCCCTATCTAGGGGGAGACTCTTCGGTCAATTACCACAATGGCCAATCTGGATTCGACCGGCTTACGATCTTCAGCGCCGATGTCGAAGGGGCCGCGATGATCAACCCTGGAGCCCGATTTACGTTAGTGGTGCACCCCACTCTTCTCCAGGGCGGAACGACGGATGCGGGGGCGACCTACCAATTGGGAACCCTTCCCCTCGGCGCCGTCTCCAACGCCCAGACCGCCTCAGGTGTTGGCGGTGAACTGCAACTTCGGACGCGTAGCGTTGGCGCCGCTCTGGGCTATACTCCCCATGGCTTCCCCGTAGAAAATGTAACGGGACGTTTTCTTCTTCAACCGAATGCAGGTCCCGTAACTCTGAGTTTTGAACGTCAACCGATACAGGACTCGCAGCTCTCCTATGCTGGTCTATACGATCCCGGATCGGCTACATCGTCTTACAGTGGAAATATCTGGGGTGGCGTAATCACTAATGCGGCTTCCGTACAGGTCAACCATGGAGATGGCATCTCGGGTTGGTATATGGAGATCGGCGGCCAATATATAACGGGACATCATGTTGAGAACAACCGTCGTATCGACGGATACGGTGGAGCTTATTGGTCCGTTTGGGAGAACCCAAACTATGGAAAACTTACAGTAGGAATGAATTTCTTTGGAATGCACTACGCAAACAATCAAAGATTATTCACCTATGGCAATGGAGGTTATTTCAGCCCGGAAGCCTACCTACTGAGCAACATTCCAGTCACGTTTGATGGCCACCATGGCACGAGATTCCATTATCAAATCGCCGGCGCCGCCGGCATTCAGGCCTTCCAGGAAGGTGCCAGTCCCTACTTTCCAATCGATAATTCTCTGCAGGTTGCTGCAAAGAACCCATTCACCACGGAACATACCAGTGTGGGAGTGAACTACAATCTGACCGGAGAAGGTGCCTACCTAATTACCAAAAATTGGCATCTTGGTGCCTTCTTCAGCCTGGACAATGCGAATGAATACAACAACGATCGAATTGGATTCTTTCTGCGTTATGCCTTCCACCCACAATCCTTGGAGTCTCCGAGCGGTCCAACCGGCTTGATCAAAAGCCAGGGCTTGCGGCCCTTGCTGATTCCGTGA